Proteins from a single region of Electrophorus electricus isolate fEleEle1 chromosome 5, fEleEle1.pri, whole genome shotgun sequence:
- the si:ch211-197h24.8 gene encoding uncharacterized protein si:ch211-197h24.8 translates to MDRINRRGHKEKYFVGKHLRFCEIKYQILNNYLSTYPPRFPCPTEFHVSELRHDTNFSGLQAILSDPGFKDPGTGTNASQGLVWWSLAITGNGIADAERRFLLQKGVDNGCKPFLYKFTSSPAFRKASRLGNFRFTFPITELLESYADQFCQGRAPQMRIYETVVYKQEVMYAVVVHAPDVQKEFKKYPLLEDCSTAPCSFQDGKIVWRPQGLSKTHAFRLAPASKTLVKKVPRKKRKFCMWDHVVLAFHVPQDKIFRFEKETLVKHLSLCQGTLPNLNTEGFIKCEFEANSDHQ, encoded by the coding sequence ATGGATCGCATAAATAGAAGAGGacataaagaaaaatacttCGTAGGGAAGCACCTGAGGTTTTGTGAAATTAAATACCAAATACTGAATAATTACCTCTCCACATATCCTCCGAGGTTCCCTTGTCCGACAGAGTTCCACGTATCTGAACTACGACATGATACTAACTTTAGTGGCCTCCAGGCCATTCTGAGTGACCCCGGATTTAAGGACCCTGGGACCGGCACCAACGCCTCGCAGGGTCTAGTTTGGTGGAGCTTAGCTATTACAGGTAATGGCATTGCAGATGCAGAGAGGCGTTTCCTTCTGCAAAAAGGAGTTGACAATGGTTGCAAACCCTTCCTGTACAAATTCACATCCTCACCAGCCTTCCGCAAGGCCTCCAGGCTGGGGAACTTTCGTTTTACGTTCCCCATCACTGAACTGTTGGAGAGCTACGCAGACCAGTTCTGCCAGGGCCGAGCACCGCAGATGCGCATCTATGAGACGGTGGTCTACAAGCAGGAGGTCATGTATGCCGTCGTGGTCCATGCTCCAGACGTCCAGAAAGAGTTTAAGAAATATCCACTCCTTGAAGACTGCTCCACAGCCCCGTGTTCGTTCCAGGATGGGAAGATAGTGTGGAGACCACAGGGACTGAGCAAGACGCATGCCTTTCGGCTGGCTCCTGCCAGCAAAACGCTGGTGAAAAAAGTGCCAAGGAAGAAACGGAAGTTCTGTATGTGGGACCATGTGGTACTGGCCTTCCATGTCCCACAGGATAAGATCTTCCGGTTTGAGAAGGAGACACTGGTTAAACACCTCAGTCTCTGTCAGGGAACACTGCCCAACCTGAACACAGAGGGGTTTATAAAGTGTGAGTTTGAGGCCAATTCTGACCATCAGTAA